CCAGCTTTTCTGCTACTTAGAGGTTAAGGCGATTATCACACCTTGAGCAGATTTGTTACAGAGGTTCAGGCAGTACAGGGAAGGAAAGGCAGCAAGGGCTGTCTTTAGAATTTGGTGTTGCCCAGCTAAGGTGCTGCCTAACTTCTGCTGCCCTCAGCTGTAGATGGCCAGACTTGGAGCACTGCAAGATGGGCCCTAGGTGAGACTACGGGCACAGTGCAGGATGTTTAGGGTTACTGTGACCGAGTGTCATAGCTtatagttcagtcacttagtcgtgtccgactctctgcgaccccatgaatcgcagcacaccaggcctccctgtccatcaccagctcccggagttcactcaaactcacgtccatcgagtcggtgatgccatccagccatctcatcctctgtcatccccttctcctcctgcccccagtccctcccagcatcagagtcttttccagtgagtcagctcttcgcatgaagtggccaaagtactggagtttcagatttagcatcagtccttccaaagaacacccaggactgatctcctttagaatggactggttggatctccttgcagtccaggggacactcaagagtcttcaacaccacagttcaaacgtcaattcttgggcgctcagctttcttcacagtccaactctcatccatacgtgactactggaaaaaccatagccttgactagacggacctttgttggcaaagtaatgtctctgcttttcaatatgctgtctaggttgctcataactttccttccaaggagtaagcatcttactTGCACCcattaatttcatgggtgcaatcaccatctgcagtgattttggagccccccaaaatagtctgagactgtttatccatctatttcccatgaagtgatgggaccagatgccatgatcttcgttttctgaatgttgagctttaggccaactttttcactctcctctcgtgctttcatcaagaggctttttagttccttgtcactttctgccataagggtggtgtcatctgcatatctgaggttattgatatttctcccagcaatcttgatgccagcttgtgcttcttccagcccagcgtttctcatgatgtactctgcatataagttaaataaacagggtggcaatatacagccttgatgtactccttttcctatttggaaccagtctgttccatgtccagtaaaactgttgcttcttgaactgcacataggtttctcaagaggcaggtcaggtggtctggtattcccatctctttcagaattttccacagtttattgtgatccacacattcaaaggctttggcatagtcaagaaagcagaaatagatgtttttctggaactttcttgctttttctatgatccagcagatgttggcaatttgatctctggttcctctcccttttctaaaaccagcttgaacatctgaaagttcatggttcatgtattgctgaagcctggcttggagaattttgagcattactagtgtgtgagatgagtgcaatttgtacggtagtttgagcattctttgggattggaatgaaaactgaccttttccagtcctgtggccactgccaagttttccaaatttgctggcatattgagtgcagcacttacacagcatcatctttcaggatttgaaaatagctcaactggaattccatcacctccagtagctttgttcgtagtgagactttctaaggcccacttgacttcacattccaggatgtctggctctaggtgagtgatcacaccattgtgattatctgggtcacgaagatcttttttgtacagttctgtgtattcttgccacctcttcttaatatcttctgcttctgttaggtccataccatttctgtcctttattgagcccatctttgcatgaaatgttcccttggtatctctaattttcttgaaagagatctctagtctttcccattctgttgttttcctctatttctttgcattgattgctgaggaaggctttcttatctctccttgctattctttggaactgtgcattcagatgcttatatctttccttttctttgcttttcgcttctctttcacagctatttgtaagtcctccccagacagccattttggttttttgcatttcttttccatggggatggtcttgatccctgtctcctgttcaatgtcacgaacctccgtccataattcatcaggcactctatcagatctagtcccttaaatctgtttctcacttctactgtataatcataagggatttgatttaggtcatacctgaatggtttagtggttttccctactttcttcaatttaagtctgaatttggcagtaaggagttcatgatctgagccaccgtcagctcctggtcttgttgactgtatagagcttctccatctttggctgcaaagaatataatcattctgatttcggtgttgaccatctggtgatgtccatgtgtagagtcttctcttgtgttgttggaagagggtgtttgttatgaccagtgcattttcttggcaaaactctattagtctttgccctgcttcattccgtattccaaggccaaatttgcctgttactccaggtgtttcttgacttactacttttgcattccagtcccctataatgaaaaggacagctttttttggtgttagttctaaaatgtcttgtaggtcttcatagaaccgttcagcttcttcagcattactggttggggtctATAAGGGTTTATGAAATGTTAAGAGTTTTGATCAATCTGGCTTGGTTTCTAATGGGTTAATGCTAAGACCTGGTTAGCTCAGGGTGAGAGTTACTGGGCTCCTGAGTTGTCTCATCCATTTGTGGGAGAGTTGTAGCCTGATTCCAGCCCAATTTCTAGAGAAACCTGTTTATAGAGAAAAGAGTAAAATGGGATTAAAGCTACAATTGCATAAAAAGTTTTTAAGCTCTTACGCACTATTTTATGCACTATTAGGTAGACGCGGGTAATGGACTATTGTAACaggttttggccacctcatgcgaagagttgactcattggaaaagactgatgctgggggggattgggggcaggaggagaaggggacgacagaggatgagatggctggatggcatcaccgactcgatggacgtgagtctcagtgaactccgggagttggcgatggacagggaggcctggcgtgctgcgattcatggggtcgcaaagagttggacatgactgagcgactaaactgaacaggTTTTGACTtccaataaactggaaaattctgaaagagatgggaataccagaccacctgacctgcctcttgagaaacctatgtgcagttcaagaagcaacagtttactggacatggaacaacagactggttccaaataggaaaaggagtacgtcaaggctgtatattgtcaccctgtttacttaacttatatgcagagtacatcatgagaaacgctgggctgtaagaagcacaagctggcatcaagattgctgggagaaataacaataacctcagatacgcagatgacaccacccttatggcagaaagtgacgaggaactaaaaagcctcttgatcaaagtgcaagaggagagtgaaaaagttggcctaaagctcaacattcagaaaatgaagatcatggcatctggtcccatcacttcatgggaaatagatggggaaacagtgtcagactttatttttgggggctccaaaatcactgcagatggtgatggcacctgtgaaattaaaagatgcttactccctggaaggaaagttctgaccaacttagtatattcaaaagcagagacattactttgccaacaaaggtctgtctagtcaaggctatggtttttccattagtcatgtatggatgtgagaattggactgtgaagaaagctgagagcccaagaattgatgtttgaactgtggtgttggagaagacttgagagttccttggactgcaaggagatcccatcagtccattctaaaggagatcagtcctgagtgttctttggaaggactgatgctaaacctgaaactccagtactttggccacctcatgggaagagctgactcattggaaaagtctctgatggtgggagggattgggggcaggaggagaaggggccgacagaggatgagatggctggaagacatcaccgactcgatggtcatgagtttgagtgaactccgggagttggtgatggacagggaggcctggcctgctgcaattcatgggctcgcagagtcggacacgactgagcgactgaactgaactgaataggtttTGAAAGAAAGCATGTCCATTGTGATTGGGTAGGGGTATCACGCAGGCGTTCAAGACCCAACTAGTCGTCTAGCCCTGGGACCTGCATCGCCAGTGGCTACAAAAATTAGATTGGGTAAACCGGGCTTTCGGAGGCGGGCACTCCCCGCCCCTTACTCCGCCCCGTCCGTTGCCCCGCCCCTGGCTCCCCCTTGacccccgcgccccgccccccggCCGAGAGCACCCCAGGCTGATTGGCTCTCAACGGCGTATCCTCGGGCCGGCAGCCAGGCCGGCGCGTCACGTGGCCGAGCGGCGACCTGGGCGCCGAGCCGCGGGCAGACAGGGATGGACCCTCCGACCGCCGGGGCCCAGTCGCTGGGGGCCGCCGAGCAGCCGCGGGGTCTGCAGCTGCCGAGCGGACGGGAGGCGCCCCCGAGTCCGGGGGTGAGCGCGGCGCGGGGCCTGGGCGCGTCCACCACCTGCGGTCGGGGGCGGGAAGTTGCGGGGGCTCGCGGGGTGTGGGCCACGGAACCGGGGAAGCGCTCCCGGCCCGCTTCGGGCAGCCCGGCCGTTTGGGCGCGCGCCCGAGCTGGGAACAGCCGGGCCGCGAAACTGTGGGGCGGGGCAACCTCGAGTACGTGGGTGGGCGCGCCGGGCTGGGAGTGGTGGCTGTTGGCTCCAGGGCACCTTTGCGTCCTTGCTAAATGGGAGGTGATGCTTCTGACCGagagctggggctgctgctggggggcctgggctggggccAGGTGAGGGCGACGAGAAGAGCGACTTTCCCTGAAGGATCTGTGTCCCATGGTGGGGATGCTCAGCTAAGCCAGAGCACCGGATGATGGCTCCTGCGCGCTCTCCTTTTCACTGAAACCAAAAGGCCGCGTTTGACGCAGGCTTTCTAGAAACTTGTTTTCTTTTGCGCGCCAGACGGCTCCCGGTTTCTCAAAGACTGCTATTACAGTCATGTCCTGCCCTTGTTCAGTAATCCCTTTTAGACGGGGAGCTCCTTGAGGGTAGGAACGCTCTATTTAGTGCTGTAAACCCGCTGCGTAGCGTAGTGCCTGGCACTTGACACACGCATATTTATTGAGTGGAAGAGGAATGCTTGTCTAAGCATCAGAGACATCCTAACCAAAATAAGATAGGAAAAATGTAGTGGTAGGCTTATAAAGAAAATTACTTTAGCGGGCAGGTAGGATGAGACTGATTTTGTCAGGCCACAGTAGGAAGGTTCCTGCACTTCCTCTCCAAGATGAGAGGATAGTGGTCGTGGCAGAGGCGTGGAGATGAGGATGTGCAGGGCAAATGGTTGGGAGCTTGGAGAGAGAACTGTGCTGCACAAGTTGACGGAGCCTGAAGGGGCAATGTGGATGCCATGGCGAATTTTGTACTCTAGCAGCGGAGGCCTATTGAGGTTTCTGGGCAGAGTGGTGATTTCCAGTGTGAGGCCGCGGCAGATGGGTGAGTGTGggcccctggtggtccagtggctaaaactctgtgttcccaattcaggggaccctggtgggggCTCCCATATGCTGTAACTaatacctggtgcagccaaattaaaagaaaaagtgggTGAGTGGGAAGGCAGGTAGGGAGCTCTTGCAATAGAAGAGGTGAGAAGTCCCACTACTGGTCAGCAGGAGTGACTGGAAGTTGTCACCGACTACTGGAGATGGAATTAGCTCATTAAATCCAGGTAGGACTAGGTCGTGAGCTAACTGGGGCAGGTGCCAAGCGCAGTTTAAATGTAGGGGCAAAGAAGGTGGGTTtcagctcaataaatgttatattCCTGCTGTGTGCTAGGTGTCTTCATTGGTGTTATCTCATTATAAACCTCCTGCTGGGTTAGAACAATTGTTCCCAATTTCCAGAGACGGAAACCCAGGCATGGTGGCTGAAGTGGTATGTCCCAGGTATACTCTGAGTGATAGGGATTGAAGTAAGGTCTTCTCATGCAGGCTGTGAACATTTCTCGCCTCACTTAGAAAGACATCTTCACAGGTGATAGGATTTCAgaaactctctctctttttttgtttttggccatactgcccagatacgggatcttagtttcccgaccagggattgaacccatgccccctgcattggaagcgtggagtcttagccactggcttgccagggaagtcccaggatttcAGAACTTTTGAGTGATGGGAGCAGAGAAACCTAGCGATGGCTATGAAGGAAGATGATTTCCTGGCAACAGCTGCCGATTTCCCTTGAGCAGCTAAAGCTCTTTTGTCCTCATCTGTCGGTCAGTAGATGAAATTTGATAAAAGAGCTATTAGCTAGATAAAAAGTTAAGGTAAAAATGAACACGGAGGTATCCACTGCGGGGAAACAGCAGCCGGCCCCAGGGCTGAGGGAACAAAGGGGTGAGATTGGAATGACTAAAATGTCCAAGCTCAGAGGAGAATTTCAGGGAGCTGAAATTCCAGCCTCTGGGGACAGGGTACTGTCCTGGCTAGTTTGGAGTCTCTGAGCTTGGAGGAGGAGTCCTAAGGGCCCAGACCGATCAAGAGAGGGCCTggtgagggacttccttggtggcccagtggctaagactccacgcttcagtgcaggcagcctgggttcgatccctgttcagggaactagatcccactgcCAAAATTAAAGATCTTGAGTCCTTCAGCTTAAGaggtggtgcagccaaataaatattaaaaaatttttaaaaaaggtagggCCCAGTGAGGAGACCGGCTCTGTATGTGCTGGCAGCCTGTACACTGGGTTCAGTAGACACTCTGTGAAAGCAGGTGATCCTGCCGGCAGGGTTGATGCCTGCAGGAATGGGAAGCAGCAAGTCCCAACCTAACAGGGCACAGTAGAAATGTGGGTCCCAGGGTCCCGCCCCAGCCTCACAAAGGAGGGTCTGAAAGGGTGGATCTGGGGCTAAAATGCTGGCCATTCCCGAGATATCCAAGTCCTGGGTCCTTGTTTCTTCTTCCCGCAGACTGCTTTTGCCCCAGCTGACCACTCCAGTCAGGAGAAAGCGACTGAGAACGCCACAGATCGACTAGGCAAGTAGGCGACAGAGGCTGGGGGGGCTCTTGGGAGAGACCAAGGAAGTCTGTACTGTGAAAGGTTATCATTGCCAGAAGCCCTTTCTCTCCGTGTCATTTAAACCACCTGAAAATACACACTGTGCCCGATTTGCTCATGTGAGTGAAAAGACCTGGTAATGAATGGCCTCGTTTAAGACAGAACAtcttattgaaaataaattatcaaCCCTACTTCTAAAACTGCGAACAGAACAACAGTTTTTAAATAAGTGCTCTGGTGGCTAAGGGGCTCCGCACGCTTGTTACTGTTGCCCTCTTGCTAAGTTTGCCGAACATCTTCCTAGCCGAACACGATCAGGTTGTTTTAAGATGTTCTTCCTTTTGTCGACTTCTTAGCCAACGGAGCACAGAGCATCCCTCACGATAGCCCTGCCCATGGTGAGGGCACCCATTGTGAAGAGGAAGGCTTTGCTGAAGATGACGAAGATTCTGATGGGGAACCGAGTCCCTGGGAGCTGTCAGAAGGAATGTCTGGCTGTCTACCCAAGGAACAGGCTGGTGATCTTTTTCACGAGGACTGGGACCTAGAGTTGAAAGCAGATCAGGGGAATCCATATGGTAGGTGCGGGGTTTCTGAGGTCCTAGGCCAGGCTGTTGTGCAgtcagaaagaatctgcctgccagtgcaggaaacgcaagagatgcgggtttgacccctgggttgggaagatcccctggaataggagatggcagcccactccagtgttcttgccaggaaagtcccatggacagaggatcctggcaggctacatatagtccatggggtcacacaggccAGGCTCCTGAGACCCTCCTACCAGATTAACCCGTAACAGTTTGGAAGAGGGAGCCACGTCTATTAGCTTTGCCTGATAGCTCTTGCAGGTCTGAAATTTCTGTGACGGCTCCTCTTTCATATTGGAggtgggggttggtggggggaAGTGccagttttacattttattttataacagtgTGGGTCTGTTTGAATGTTGAAACAACCTTACTCTCTCCAAATATCTTTGTATGAATGGAGCAGCCGCAGACAGAAGTGCTCAGTTGCTTTCTCTGCACTGCTAAAAACCTGTGTCAGAGAAGCGGGACTGTGGGTGGCCTCAGAATGAAGGTGCTCGGGATTCTCCAGCAACAGAAgactgtgcatgcgtgtgtgcccGCCTGTGCATATGTTTAAGCAAAGACGTGCAAGTGTCTGTCCCCTAGGTATTTTTGGGTCTGTCTTATCacactccctccttccttttaATCTGTCTTTTAAAACTGCCTGCAGATGCTGACGACATCCAAGGTTGCCTTTCTCAAGAGGTCAGACCCTGGGTGTGCTGTGCCCCGCAAGGAGACATGATCTATGACCCCAGTTGGCACCATCCGCCTCCACTGATACCCCATTATTCCAAGATGGTCTTTGAAACAGGACAGTTTGATGATGCAGAAGACTGAGGGTGTCGCTTTTGCCTGGTGGGTGGGTAGATGGGCCGCTCAGGTCACGGTCTCCTTTCTTTGAGGTGTGAGAGGTCACATCTAGGGAAACATTCCCAGTGATCCCCCAGTCGGGCAAACGGACTGGTGTTAAATAAGGTCCTGAGTGCCCTggctctgttgttgtttttataagCTCCTCCTTGGAACGTGTGTTTATGTCTGTGTTGCGGGGAGGAACCGTgttctttataaataaaagaagaaaaaagtcagtgTGCTTTTGTCTACTTCCTCCCCCTTTTTCATTAGATAATTCTGAGCAAAGCTTCCTCTCCTTCATTTAAAGCCCTTCAGTCCATTTTCAGGATTGATGTATTTTGAGATGAAAGATTAAACGACTCTgtgaaagaaaacaatattttagtTTGGCCTCTGTGGATCTGGTCCCCCTGACCAGAAACTGAGACGCTGGTGACTTCACGGCTGACTTCTATTCCTGTTGTGGAAAATTGACCATTTACTTAGTTAACAAGGACTTTGTGCAggctggaaaatgaaatggcaaattAATTAAAGCAGCAATTGTATAACCCTCAATTGGCCTGAAAGGATTTTACACTCTGTTTTCCATTTAATCTTCTAATCCTTACAATTACTTACATaagtcacttaaaaaatttttttaacctcattttagagaagaggaaaataaggCTCAAAATGTTTTGACCTCTCCCAGATCACATGGCTGGGAGACAGCAGAACTGTGACTTGATCCCACACACGACTCTGAAGTCTTCCCGTGGTTGCCCtcgtgtgtgcgtgcacgtgcgTGTGTGAGTTGGAGGAGGGACCTGGGGGCCACACCTCTGCAGGTTTGTGATGCCCCAGACCGAGTCAGTCACACTTGCCCCCTTTGGCAGGCTGAGGAATTGCGTCTTACCTCCCTACCCCCTTAATGAAACTGAATCAAGAAAAAGTTTCAGACTTGAAACCTGAGTCCACTTCACAGCAGGTAAATGAACAATGGACCGTTTAAGCAATTTTTTGGAGGCCCCATAAAAAgtgctgggctccccaggtggtgctagtggtaaagaacctgcctgccgatgtagGTTAGATGAAAGAGaagtgggtgtgatccctgggttgggaagatcgcctggaggagggcatggcagcccactccagtattcttgcctggaatcccatggacagaagagcctggcgggctacagtccgtggggtcacaaagagtcggacacgactgggcaacgaAGGACGCGTGCATAAAATGTGTGAATAAGGCAGCACCATATGAGGGAGGGCAGTGGCTTTGGCTGTGAGGAGCCCTTATGGCCACGGCTGTCCTAGGGAGAAAAAACAGTCCCTTCCGCTGTCCTTCCTGGAGAGATAGTGGTAGACCACAGCCGCACACCACTCTCGCTGTAGTCTTCCCAGCGTCATGAATATGTCAGATGTTAAAAAAGGACCTTGAGAAATGAGCCAAGAAACACTGAGGGCTGGGGGACCATGGCAGAATTGCCAAAAAGAAAACTGGTGGTATGGGCAGgttatgtgggtgtgtgtgcagttATGAGGCAGCTGGAACTTGAGTAGAAGCAGAAGTCATGAGGTGGGGAGAGTCCATGTTTGtcggagggaaggaagaaaagaagcacGTGTGCATGAGTAACAGCAAAGAAAATTGACAAGCTGCCTGGTCCATGGAATGGTGGTGCATGTGGATTCTTGTTGCTTCTAAAAAGTTACTCTTTGCCATTCTTCTTGGGTCTTCCCAGCAATATTCTCTTAAGGACATTAGAATGGCTTTTACGATTGAAAGTTGGGTATGTCAGGAGAACAGGAAAAGACGGGAGGGGCTGTCAAATGTTCTGCTTTAGGTCTcattctgatgccctcttctagggTGGATCAAACACAGAAGGGATCAACAGGTGGGTGACTCCCCAGGCTGTGAACCCTGGTTATCTCAAGGGGGTGAAGTgcgagtaaaaaaaaaagaagtagggaCTTGGAAAAATACTAATGATATAATAAGTGAAAATACAGACTCTAGAACCATTCTGATATTATTGGAAACCTGAAAAAATGGCATATGTATGGGATAAGGATTAACATGGACAAATGGAAACAATTTGATCAGACAGTGgaggtgttggcaatttgcttttgtatttttgttttttcaatataGATTTTGCAGTGAGGTATTTAAAGACACATTGTTTTCCTAAAACAAGATGCCTCTGCCTTGTCATCCCCATTCTCTCTGACAAGTGTCACGGCACCTGCCCTCCTCTGCTGCAGTCGCTGGCATTTG
The DNA window shown above is from Bos javanicus breed banteng chromosome 19, ARS-OSU_banteng_1.0, whole genome shotgun sequence and carries:
- the COPRS gene encoding coordinator of PRMT5 and differentiation stimulator; this translates as MDPPTAGAQSLGAAEQPRGLQLPSGREAPPSPGTAFAPADHSSQEKATENATDRLANGAQSIPHDSPAHGEGTHCEEEGFAEDDEDSDGEPSPWELSEGMSGCLPKEQAGDLFHEDWDLELKADQGNPYDADDIQGCLSQEVRPWVCCAPQGDMIYDPSWHHPPPLIPHYSKMVFETGQFDDAED